In Pedobacter heparinus DSM 2366, the following are encoded in one genomic region:
- a CDS encoding BamA/TamA family outer membrane protein has translation MTRFVLFSVLLMVNWLAKAQDSVEVKIYPRYDSVGKFHRFLFGENYRKEYALPVKVPVIRISVIKGGLSPTQRGGGNQSHSLRLVDRQGKEWVLRSVEKFPEILLPAIFRKTFAGEVVKDNMSAQNPFSALVVPAIADAVNVPHSDPMIGWVLPDEKLGEFAGVFANTLCLLEEREPAGDTDNSGKMMRKLDDNNDYTYDGPLLLRAKALDALLGDWDRHEDQWRWKPVKNGEGTTRYMAIPRDRDQVFYLSEGIVPRYAQASWLLPMIQGYERNIRDINWFFWEGRAIYGRWFAQLDEQQWNQIVKDFCTALTDEIFEKALKKLPEPGYSLRHERLLAQLKERRGKLPSMMSRYYHFINRIVDVQASNKNEFVQLTDAAGGGLTVTMHKLGKDGLVKDVVFDRTFDPAVTREIRLYMKNGNDSLILNNLNSAIKLRIIGVEGKKSYHIENVNRRVPVYGMDNNVALSGNTGKITKHFDSDTSNTHFVPTDLYTRRMLLLNAGYNIDDRVLLGFSYKLIQPGFRKWPYGSTHSFSFLHSFATEGFRFNYRAELFKVIGKADIVLQADAYAPENSQNFYGLGNETTFNKTGDFVRYYRARFSLYQFDPAIRWQLAKWTFSFGPSFQYYRYSRDDNEGRFINNPLLLHSSDSLTITKDKGYAGLSANFIHNNRNSDILPASGTYFDARLLAYKGLNSFSNSIAQLNASFVFYQSLDKKKKIIISDRVGGGLTIGKQAFYQSQFLGGQGNLLGYREFRFGGQHSVYNNLELRVKVADFINYILPGQFGLLGFQDVGRVWQKTEKSAVWHLGYGGGVYFAPAALTVFRFVMGHSNEGWYPYVAMKFRY, from the coding sequence ATGACCAGATTTGTGCTCTTCTCCGTTTTATTGATGGTAAACTGGCTTGCAAAAGCCCAGGATTCTGTTGAAGTGAAGATTTATCCCAGGTACGATAGTGTGGGGAAGTTTCACCGGTTTTTATTTGGCGAAAACTATCGTAAAGAATATGCATTGCCCGTAAAAGTTCCGGTGATCAGGATTTCAGTGATCAAAGGAGGGCTGAGCCCGACACAAAGGGGCGGCGGCAACCAGTCGCATTCTCTCAGACTGGTTGACCGGCAGGGAAAAGAGTGGGTACTGAGAAGTGTAGAAAAATTCCCGGAGATCCTTTTGCCTGCCATATTCAGGAAAACATTTGCAGGTGAGGTGGTGAAAGATAATATGTCGGCCCAAAACCCTTTCTCGGCTTTGGTAGTGCCGGCCATTGCTGATGCGGTGAATGTGCCACACAGTGACCCGATGATAGGCTGGGTACTGCCGGATGAAAAACTGGGGGAATTTGCCGGCGTGTTTGCCAATACGCTTTGCCTGCTGGAGGAAAGGGAGCCTGCCGGGGATACCGATAATTCGGGAAAGATGATGCGCAAACTGGACGATAACAATGATTATACGTATGACGGCCCTTTATTGCTAAGAGCAAAGGCATTGGATGCGTTGCTGGGCGACTGGGACAGGCATGAAGACCAATGGCGCTGGAAGCCGGTAAAAAATGGGGAAGGGACGACAAGGTATATGGCGATTCCGCGCGACAGGGACCAGGTATTTTATTTGTCTGAAGGTATCGTTCCACGTTACGCTCAGGCCTCCTGGCTTTTGCCCATGATACAGGGTTATGAAAGGAATATTCGGGATATCAACTGGTTTTTTTGGGAAGGCAGGGCCATATATGGCCGGTGGTTTGCCCAGCTGGATGAACAGCAGTGGAACCAGATCGTTAAAGATTTTTGTACGGCTTTAACGGATGAGATTTTTGAAAAAGCATTGAAGAAATTACCAGAACCAGGCTATAGTTTGAGGCATGAAAGGCTGTTGGCCCAATTGAAAGAAAGAAGGGGGAAATTGCCTTCCATGATGAGCAGATATTATCATTTCATTAACAGGATTGTAGACGTACAGGCCAGTAATAAAAATGAGTTTGTACAGCTTACTGATGCAGCAGGAGGGGGGCTGACCGTTACCATGCATAAGCTGGGTAAAGATGGACTTGTTAAGGATGTTGTTTTTGACCGGACTTTTGATCCGGCCGTAACCAGGGAAATAAGGCTGTATATGAAAAACGGAAATGATAGCCTGATTTTAAACAACCTTAATTCAGCCATTAAGCTCAGGATTATTGGCGTAGAAGGGAAAAAAAGCTACCATATAGAAAATGTAAACCGCCGGGTGCCGGTTTATGGTATGGACAACAATGTTGCTTTAAGCGGTAATACCGGTAAAATTACAAAGCATTTTGACAGCGATACTTCAAATACCCACTTTGTACCCACAGATCTGTATACCCGGCGAATGTTACTTTTAAATGCCGGTTACAATATAGACGATAGGGTTTTACTGGGTTTTTCTTACAAATTAATACAACCGGGTTTTCGGAAATGGCCTTACGGCAGTACGCATTCTTTTTCTTTTTTGCATTCTTTTGCTACGGAAGGGTTCAGGTTCAATTACAGGGCAGAACTTTTTAAAGTTATAGGAAAAGCTGATATTGTATTGCAGGCAGATGCGTATGCGCCGGAAAATTCTCAGAATTTTTATGGCCTGGGGAATGAAACAACTTTTAATAAAACAGGCGATTTTGTACGGTATTACAGGGCAAGGTTTAGTCTTTACCAGTTTGATCCGGCAATAAGGTGGCAACTGGCGAAATGGACTTTTAGTTTTGGTCCCTCCTTTCAATACTACAGGTATAGCAGGGACGATAATGAAGGGAGGTTTATCAATAACCCTTTATTGCTGCATTCGTCTGATAGCCTTACGATTACAAAAGATAAAGGTTATGCGGGCCTTTCTGCTAATTTTATCCATAACAACCGCAACAGTGATATTTTGCCTGCTTCGGGTACTTATTTTGATGCCAGACTATTGGCTTATAAAGGATTAAATTCTTTTTCCAATTCTATTGCACAGCTGAATGCCAGTTTTGTTTTTTATCAAAGTCTGGATAAGAAAAAGAAAATAATCATTAGCGATCGTGTGGGTGGGGGACTTACCATTGGTAAGCAGGCCTTTTATCAATCTCAGTTTTTGGGCGGACAAGGTAATTTACTGGGATACAGGGAGTTTAGGTTTGGTGGTCAGCATAGTGTGTACAATAACCTGGAACTGAGGGTCAAAGTTGCCGATTTTATCAATTATATCCTTCCAGGGCAGTTTGGGCTGCTTGGTTTTCAGGATGTGGGCAGGGTATGGCAAAAGACTGAAAAATCTGCTGTCTGGCATCTGGGTTATGGCGGTGGAGTCTATTTTGCACCAGCGGCGTTGACCGTATTCCGTTTTGTAATGGGTCATTCCAATGAAGGATGGTATCCTTATGTGGCCATGAAATTCAGGTATTAA
- a CDS encoding T9SS type A sorting domain-containing protein, whose amino-acid sequence MKTIIPICFALATGTTASAQQPQLQRSVIASAGGFAQINSSIVQYTIGEPLVSSLESPPILLSQGFQQPEIAGNEIEPEINFVNSFIVYPNPASGSTNVEFDLLKDGKVNMQLVNNAGQTVRNFSVNLLAGKVKYPLLISGLSSGLYYVVLKAANRQYAEKLVIQ is encoded by the coding sequence ATGAAAACAATCATCCCTATTTGTTTTGCATTAGCCACTGGAACAACTGCTTCCGCACAGCAGCCCCAACTGCAGCGCTCGGTTATCGCCAGCGCAGGAGGTTTTGCACAAATCAACAGCAGCATTGTCCAATACACCATTGGCGAGCCGCTGGTCAGCAGCCTGGAAAGTCCACCTATACTACTTAGCCAGGGTTTCCAGCAGCCCGAAATTGCCGGTAATGAAATAGAACCCGAAATCAACTTTGTGAACAGCTTTATCGTTTATCCAAATCCGGCAAGCGGGTCAACCAATGTAGAATTTGACCTGTTGAAAGACGGCAAGGTTAACATGCAACTGGTTAACAATGCCGGACAAACAGTCAGAAATTTTTCCGTAAACCTTCTGGCAGGTAAAGTAAAATACCCACTGCTGATATCCGGTCTTTCTTCCGGCCTTTATTACGTAGTGCTAAAAGCTGCAAACAGGCAGTATGCAGAGAAATTAGTTATACAATAA
- a CDS encoding ring-cleaving dioxygenase: MNNEILGIHHITAIAGNAKRNYDFYTGILGLRLIKKTVNFDDPHTYHFYYGDEKGTPGSILTFFPWEGIQAGRRGTKQVTEIGYSVPAGSLEFWQNRFEQHNIIYNKPAVKFGERYLTFLDPDGLKFELTEAKVKDNRPQWETAGVDKTNAVHGFHHITSTTNKMEGTAAVLTTIFGYRLAESEVNRHRFITDTVEQAAIVDLVEAPGEAIGHVAGGSVHHVAFRVKDEATLMYFRDKIVEMGLNITEKIDRNYFYSLYFREPGGVLFEIATDNPGFTIDEPLAELGSNLKLPAQYESIRTEIEGILPQLS; encoded by the coding sequence ATGAACAATGAAATTTTAGGTATACATCACATTACTGCCATAGCAGGAAATGCAAAAAGGAATTATGATTTTTATACCGGTATACTGGGTTTAAGGCTGATCAAAAAAACAGTAAACTTTGACGATCCGCATACCTACCATTTTTATTACGGTGATGAAAAAGGCACACCAGGAAGCATTTTAACTTTCTTCCCATGGGAAGGCATACAGGCTGGCCGACGGGGTACCAAACAGGTAACCGAAATTGGATATAGTGTTCCGGCCGGCAGCCTGGAGTTCTGGCAAAACCGTTTTGAACAGCACAACATCATATATAACAAACCCGCAGTAAAATTTGGCGAGCGTTACCTCACTTTTCTGGATCCTGATGGTTTGAAATTTGAACTTACCGAAGCTAAAGTAAAAGACAACAGGCCACAATGGGAAACGGCCGGAGTGGACAAGACCAATGCAGTGCATGGCTTTCACCACATCACCAGTACCACCAATAAAATGGAAGGTACTGCTGCCGTTTTAACTACTATTTTCGGATACAGATTAGCAGAATCAGAAGTGAACCGCCATAGGTTTATCACAGATACAGTGGAGCAGGCTGCAATTGTAGACCTGGTAGAGGCCCCTGGAGAAGCCATAGGCCATGTAGCAGGTGGCTCTGTCCACCATGTAGCCTTCAGGGTAAAAGATGAAGCAACCCTCATGTATTTCAGGGATAAAATAGTGGAAATGGGTTTAAACATTACCGAAAAAATAGACCGCAATTATTTCTATTCCCTGTATTTTCGTGAACCAGGTGGCGTACTTTTTGAAATCGCTACCGATAATCCGGGTTTTACCATTGATGAGCCACTGGCAGAATTGGGCAGCAATTTAAAGTTACCTGCACAATATGAAAGCATCAGAACAGAAATAGAAGGCATTTTACCTCAACTCAGTTAA
- a CDS encoding sterol desaturase family protein — protein sequence MKKNFVSNSRESIRMFKNPLFEALSKVPYYVPLIVYVPVIGYFFWTSVSANGLLMFLLHLVMGLFVWTLTEYVLHRFVFHFYPSSNWGKRIHFIFHGVHHDYPNDAQRLVMPPSASIPLATAFYFLFRWLLPLHMLDGFFAGFILGYLFYDITHYMLHHAQFKNGVWKKIKHHHMLHHYDDSTRGYGVTSALWDRIFGSDFLKK from the coding sequence ATGAAAAAGAATTTTGTATCCAATTCCCGGGAGTCGATCAGGATGTTTAAAAATCCTTTGTTCGAAGCATTGTCCAAAGTGCCTTATTATGTGCCACTTATCGTTTATGTGCCTGTTATAGGCTATTTTTTCTGGACCTCTGTGAGTGCAAATGGTTTGCTGATGTTCTTACTGCACCTGGTGATGGGCCTGTTCGTTTGGACATTGACAGAATATGTACTGCACCGCTTTGTTTTTCATTTTTATCCTTCATCGAACTGGGGTAAGCGTATCCACTTTATATTTCATGGAGTACATCATGATTACCCGAATGATGCACAGCGACTGGTGATGCCGCCTTCGGCAAGTATTCCCCTGGCTACTGCTTTTTATTTTCTTTTCAGGTGGTTGCTGCCTTTACATATGCTGGATGGTTTTTTTGCCGGTTTTATTTTAGGTTATCTTTTTTATGACATTACCCACTATATGTTACATCATGCCCAGTTCAAAAATGGGGTATGGAAGAAAATCAAGCATCACCATATGCTGCACCATTATGACGATTCCACCAGGGGATATGGAGTAACATCTGCTTTGTGGGACAGGATTTTTGGCTCCGATTTTTTAAAGAAATAG
- the porV gene encoding type IX secretion system outer membrane channel protein PorV — MKPTIYLTVFYAVCMVCCCQKSFGQQDNRVVSTGAGFLLLSPDARNAGVAEAGTGLTADANSAFINAAKLMFADKMGISVSYTPWMKELSKDSHLGYITAYRHLNEREAIGLSIKYLDLGMINFRNEAGEMLQQYKANEFAIDASYSRKFGENFAIALTGRYFQSDIGSGTYNNLLLKKTDAFAADIAFYSDKDTPSGKYGRRFAWGLALSNIGTKLKYNEVQTTFMPMNLRIGAGYTLYATPENSLTVLLDVNKLLAPTPPKYKTDLDGNPTSQIEKGKDPNRSVASSLFTSFYDAPGGFKEEMSEFTIAGGLEFSYYSQFFIRTGYFYEDPEKGNRQHFAAGLGFVARPIRVDLSYIFPSAERYVMRNTMKFTLSYNLSKR; from the coding sequence ATGAAACCTACAATTTACCTTACCGTATTTTATGCGGTCTGTATGGTCTGTTGCTGTCAAAAAAGTTTTGGCCAGCAAGACAACAGAGTGGTTAGTACCGGTGCCGGATTCCTTTTGCTAAGCCCAGATGCACGGAATGCAGGTGTGGCTGAAGCCGGAACAGGACTTACAGCTGATGCAAACTCAGCTTTCATCAATGCCGCCAAACTGATGTTTGCAGACAAAATGGGCATCAGCGTATCCTATACACCGTGGATGAAAGAACTCAGCAAAGATTCACACCTGGGTTACATTACCGCTTACCGGCATTTAAACGAAAGAGAAGCCATTGGTCTTTCTATCAAATACCTTGACCTGGGCATGATCAATTTCAGGAACGAAGCAGGTGAAATGTTGCAGCAATATAAAGCAAATGAATTTGCGATCGATGCCAGTTACAGCCGGAAGTTCGGAGAAAATTTTGCAATCGCATTAACCGGGCGCTACTTCCAAAGCGACATCGGATCCGGAACCTACAACAACTTGTTGTTAAAAAAAACCGATGCCTTTGCCGCCGATATTGCCTTTTATTCGGATAAAGATACACCCAGCGGTAAGTACGGCAGACGCTTTGCCTGGGGGCTGGCACTAAGTAATATAGGTACCAAGCTCAAATACAACGAAGTACAAACCACCTTTATGCCTATGAACCTAAGGATAGGCGCCGGTTATACCCTATACGCAACCCCAGAAAATAGCTTAACAGTCCTCCTCGATGTAAACAAACTCCTGGCACCTACTCCTCCAAAATATAAAACAGACCTGGATGGAAATCCAACCAGCCAGATCGAAAAAGGAAAAGACCCCAACAGAAGTGTAGCCAGCTCACTCTTTACCTCATTTTACGATGCTCCCGGAGGCTTTAAAGAAGAAATGTCTGAATTCACCATAGCAGGCGGGCTCGAATTCTCTTACTACAGCCAGTTCTTTATCCGTACCGGCTATTTTTATGAAGATCCCGAAAAAGGTAACCGTCAGCATTTTGCCGCCGGACTTGGCTTTGTTGCCAGGCCCATCCGGGTAGACCTGAGTTACATATTCCCCAGCGCAGAGCGCTACGTGATGCGAAACACCATGAAATTCACTTTAAGTTACAACCTATCTAAACGCTAA
- a CDS encoding AraC family transcriptional regulator, translated as MNIKPFVPHPALQPYVLGYAFVELEELITKQNPVHIFPVEYTVICFALDEQKLIKELHTNEATTHPFCYVGFLNKLRSFETFTKRLVQIYLKPYGGYKLLGIPQHHFTNCATNVEAIFPHLNAMVNQMQDNAGSPEKVVDILDKWLLQRLEQTKKIYVDRMIYACNLIQASAGNMSIPELCTKAAMSPTTLRDHFKEKIGFSPKTFSRIVRFNQMNRFLCSHSDTKWTQLVDKFQFFDQNHFIKEFKYFFGCTPSQLHKIGELSFTGQLLENLDIQ; from the coding sequence GTGAATATCAAACCCTTTGTCCCTCATCCGGCCTTGCAACCCTATGTATTGGGTTATGCATTTGTAGAATTGGAAGAGCTCATTACCAAGCAAAACCCCGTTCATATTTTTCCAGTCGAATATACAGTTATTTGTTTTGCACTGGATGAGCAGAAGTTAATTAAGGAGCTTCATACCAATGAAGCCACTACCCACCCGTTTTGCTACGTAGGCTTTTTGAACAAATTACGTTCCTTCGAAACTTTTACCAAACGACTGGTTCAAATCTACCTCAAACCTTATGGAGGATATAAACTACTGGGCATACCCCAACACCATTTTACCAATTGCGCCACTAATGTAGAAGCGATCTTTCCACATCTTAATGCTATGGTTAACCAAATGCAGGACAACGCCGGCTCACCAGAAAAAGTGGTAGATATTCTTGACAAATGGCTACTTCAAAGACTGGAACAAACAAAAAAAATCTATGTAGACCGTATGATCTATGCCTGCAACCTCATACAGGCTTCGGCCGGCAACATGTCCATACCAGAGCTCTGTACCAAAGCGGCAATGTCGCCAACAACCTTACGTGATCATTTTAAAGAGAAAATCGGTTTTAGCCCTAAAACTTTTAGCAGAATTGTACGCTTCAACCAGATGAACAGATTTCTTTGCAGCCATTCAGACACCAAATGGACACAACTGGTTGATAAATTCCAATTCTTTGACCAAAACCATTTTATTAAAGAGTTTAAATACTTTTTTGGCTGTACCCCCTCACAACTTCATAAAATAGGTGAATTGAGTTTTACAGGACAACTCCTTGAAAATTTGGACATCCAATAA
- a CDS encoding NAD-dependent epimerase/dehydratase family protein yields the protein MTELQQLEQELLKPSDRLIADLRKIEGDIMLLGVGGKMGPSMAKLAKLAIDESGLKKRIIGVSRFSDTAAREDLEAAGIETISADLLNEDDLAALPDAANIIYLAGTKFGTTGKEAFTWAMNAYLPGRVAERFKGSNIVVFSTGNVYPFTPVTSGGLSEDHPVAPVGEYGQSCLGRERIFQHFSEKNNTPVLIYRLNYAIDLRYGVLLEIAKAVNEGRAIDLTTGNVNVIWQGDANEIAIRSLLHCSTPAKVLNVTGPETLSVKWLAEQFGLLMNKQALFENEVQPTALLNNASEAHKLFGYPRVTIREMLEMTVSWLQGGGKISNKPTHFQERKGQF from the coding sequence ATGACTGAATTACAACAACTGGAACAAGAATTGTTAAAACCATCAGACAGGCTGATCGCAGATCTTCGTAAGATTGAAGGAGATATCATGCTGCTGGGGGTGGGTGGAAAGATGGGGCCAAGTATGGCTAAGCTAGCTAAACTGGCTATTGATGAATCGGGGCTTAAGAAACGCATCATCGGTGTTTCCCGTTTTTCGGATACTGCTGCACGTGAAGATCTTGAAGCTGCAGGTATAGAAACCATTTCTGCCGATCTGCTGAATGAAGATGACCTGGCCGCTTTACCTGATGCAGCGAATATCATTTATCTTGCGGGCACAAAATTTGGAACTACCGGTAAAGAGGCCTTTACCTGGGCCATGAATGCTTATCTTCCAGGCAGGGTAGCCGAACGGTTTAAAGGATCGAATATCGTAGTCTTTTCAACAGGAAATGTTTATCCTTTTACACCTGTAACCTCGGGTGGTTTATCAGAAGATCATCCGGTAGCCCCGGTTGGGGAATATGGGCAGTCTTGTTTAGGCAGGGAGCGCATTTTTCAGCATTTTTCGGAAAAAAACAATACGCCGGTATTGATTTATCGTTTAAACTATGCCATTGACCTTCGTTATGGAGTACTGCTGGAAATTGCTAAAGCAGTAAACGAAGGCAGAGCGATTGACCTGACGACTGGAAATGTAAATGTAATATGGCAGGGCGATGCCAACGAAATTGCGATCCGTTCTTTATTGCATTGCAGTACACCGGCAAAAGTATTGAATGTGACAGGTCCTGAGACCCTTTCTGTAAAATGGCTGGCCGAACAGTTTGGTCTGTTAATGAACAAACAAGCCCTGTTCGAAAATGAAGTGCAGCCGACCGCCTTGTTAAACAATGCTTCAGAGGCGCATAAACTGTTTGGATATCCAAGGGTAACGATCAGGGAAATGCTGGAAATGACCGTGAGCTGGTTACAGGGCGGTGGCAAGATCTCCAATAAACCAACACACTTTCAGGAAAGGAAAGGACAATTCTAA
- a CDS encoding alpha/beta hydrolase, with protein sequence MYTHQKNSITAGVPVAEAKKAVIFIHGRGSSAEDILSLNNHLGIKDAAFFAPQATNNSWYPYSFMAPVKENQPALDSALGLIKELVAEIENAGILQDQIYFVGFSQGACLTLEYITRNAGKYGGAVAFTGGLIGKEINMQNYKGNFKQTPVLITTGDPDPHVPVSRVETSKGILEKMNAMVSLKIYPGKLHTISKQEILLAKEIVFDSNQLR encoded by the coding sequence ATGTACACCCATCAAAAAAACAGCATTACAGCCGGGGTTCCGGTAGCCGAAGCAAAAAAAGCAGTTATATTCATTCATGGAAGAGGGTCGTCAGCCGAAGACATCCTCTCCCTGAACAATCACCTGGGTATTAAAGATGCTGCCTTTTTTGCACCCCAGGCTACCAACAACAGCTGGTATCCATATAGTTTTATGGCACCTGTTAAGGAAAATCAGCCAGCACTGGATTCCGCACTGGGTCTGATCAAGGAACTGGTAGCTGAGATTGAAAATGCAGGAATTCTGCAGGATCAGATTTACTTCGTAGGTTTCTCACAGGGTGCCTGCCTAACGTTGGAATACATCACCAGAAATGCGGGTAAATATGGTGGTGCAGTAGCGTTTACCGGCGGACTGATCGGCAAAGAGATTAACATGCAAAATTACAAGGGCAACTTTAAACAAACGCCGGTGCTCATTACTACCGGCGATCCCGATCCACATGTACCGGTTTCAAGAGTGGAGACAAGCAAAGGTATTCTTGAAAAAATGAATGCCATGGTTAGCCTAAAAATTTATCCAGGCAAACTGCACACCATTAGTAAACAAGAAATTCTTTTGGCCAAAGAAATAGTATTTGACTCGAACCAGCTACGTTAA
- a CDS encoding Nramp family divalent metal transporter — MKKWLLSLGPGIITAALVFGPSKMTITSKLGADYGYSLLWIVVVAIFFMTIFTIMGARIGVAADQSLLSVIRNKWGNAAAIAIGLGIFFVTTSFQAGNSIGVGIAVGEATGTSHVLWVVVFNLVGICLLFFRAFYKVLEKLMIFLVALMLFAFVTTLFFAKPSIAGMAGGLVPKLPDGSIGLVIAFFASCFSIVGAFYQSYLVQERIKINPEIKEKKSHSITGIVILGLMSAIVMICAAAVLNTKGIKVNNASDMARALEPLFGSAASTFFLVGLFGASFSSLVGNATVGGALLGDAFGKGSQLNSKAVKIFIAMVMVFGAIIAIKFGKLPLELIVFAQSVTIFLVPFIGIAMYAISNDPKIMGKHVNTLSTKIFGALGLLILIFLALSNVKELFFK; from the coding sequence ATGAAAAAGTGGCTTTTGTCACTAGGTCCTGGAATTATTACCGCGGCGCTGGTTTTTGGGCCAAGTAAAATGACCATTACTTCCAAACTGGGTGCAGATTATGGCTACAGTTTGTTATGGATCGTTGTTGTGGCCATCTTCTTTATGACGATTTTTACGATTATGGGTGCCAGAATAGGTGTAGCTGCAGACCAGTCGCTGCTTAGCGTTATCCGCAACAAATGGGGTAATGCTGCTGCCATAGCGATAGGGCTTGGTATTTTCTTTGTCACCACCTCATTTCAGGCCGGCAATTCTATTGGTGTGGGCATTGCGGTTGGCGAGGCCACCGGAACTTCACATGTTTTGTGGGTTGTAGTATTCAATTTGGTTGGGATTTGCCTGCTTTTCTTTCGGGCTTTTTATAAAGTGCTGGAAAAACTGATGATCTTTTTAGTTGCCCTGATGCTTTTTGCATTTGTTACTACATTGTTTTTTGCCAAACCAAGTATTGCTGGAATGGCAGGTGGTCTGGTGCCAAAATTACCGGATGGTTCAATCGGACTTGTGATTGCTTTTTTTGCTTCCTGTTTTTCGATTGTTGGTGCTTTTTACCAGAGTTATCTGGTACAGGAGAGAATAAAGATAAACCCTGAGATTAAGGAGAAGAAGAGCCATAGCATTACAGGAATTGTCATATTGGGATTAATGAGTGCGATAGTCATGATCTGTGCGGCAGCAGTATTGAATACCAAAGGTATCAAAGTAAATAATGCATCGGACATGGCCAGGGCATTGGAACCCTTATTTGGAAGTGCAGCTTCTACATTTTTTCTTGTTGGGCTTTTCGGGGCTTCTTTTTCTTCTTTGGTGGGAAATGCTACTGTTGGGGGTGCCTTGCTTGGCGATGCTTTTGGTAAAGGCAGTCAGCTCAATTCAAAAGCTGTAAAAATATTTATTGCGATGGTGATGGTATTCGGAGCCATCATTGCCATAAAATTCGGTAAACTTCCCCTGGAACTGATCGTTTTTGCGCAAAGTGTAACTATATTTCTGGTTCCTTTTATAGGCATTGCCATGTATGCCATTTCTAATGATCCAAAAATTATGGGCAAACATGTGAATACGTTATCTACTAAAATTTTCGGAGCTCTAGGTTTGTTGATATTGATATTTCTGGCGCTGAGCAATGTAAAAGAACTGTTTTTTAAATAA
- a CDS encoding dihydrodipicolinate synthase family protein gives MAQQLKPELKQFLDKGTVIPAHPLALTEERKLDEQGQRLLSRYYMAAGAGGIAVGVHSTQFEIRDPKINLYETVLKLAAEEIEKAALKRPFIKIAGICGPTAQAVAEAKVAVKHSYDMGLLSMGGLQGWTETEILARVEAVAAVMPVFGFYLQPSVGGRIFSYDFWLRFAEIENVEAIKVASFNRYQTLDVVRAVCHSSRREKIALYTGNDDNIVADLLTSYKFEVNGETFEKGFIGGLLGHWAVWTNAAVQLFEEIKACKANGSKGLEALLTKGVQVTDMNAAIFDPSHAFHGCIPGIHEVLRQQGLMKGTWCLNPKEQLSDGQAEEISRVCAAYPKLTDDGFVKKFLGNDQ, from the coding sequence ATGGCACAGCAATTGAAACCCGAATTGAAACAGTTTCTGGATAAAGGCACTGTAATTCCTGCCCACCCTTTGGCTTTAACGGAAGAAAGAAAGTTAGATGAACAGGGACAACGTTTGCTGAGCCGTTATTATATGGCTGCAGGAGCAGGGGGAATAGCCGTAGGGGTACACAGTACCCAGTTCGAGATTAGGGACCCAAAGATTAACTTGTATGAAACGGTACTTAAACTGGCTGCCGAAGAAATAGAAAAAGCGGCATTGAAGCGCCCTTTTATTAAGATAGCAGGAATTTGCGGGCCAACTGCACAGGCGGTTGCTGAAGCAAAAGTTGCGGTTAAACATAGTTATGACATGGGGCTGTTAAGCATGGGAGGCCTGCAGGGCTGGACTGAAACTGAGATTCTTGCCCGCGTAGAGGCTGTGGCTGCGGTAATGCCTGTATTTGGTTTTTATCTGCAGCCTAGTGTAGGTGGACGTATTTTTAGTTACGATTTCTGGCTTCGGTTTGCAGAAATTGAAAATGTGGAAGCCATAAAAGTTGCTTCTTTTAACCGCTATCAGACCCTTGATGTGGTACGGGCTGTATGTCATTCTTCCCGAAGAGAAAAAATTGCGCTGTATACGGGTAATGATGACAACATTGTGGCCGATCTGCTGACCAGTTATAAATTTGAGGTAAATGGTGAAACCTTTGAAAAGGGATTTATTGGAGGGCTATTGGGACATTGGGCTGTGTGGACCAATGCAGCCGTGCAGCTGTTTGAAGAAATTAAGGCTTGTAAAGCTAATGGCAGTAAGGGGCTTGAGGCATTGCTGACCAAAGGTGTACAGGTTACGGATATGAATGCCGCCATATTTGATCCTTCACATGCTTTTCATGGTTGTATACCTGGTATTCACGAAGTACTAAGGCAGCAGGGACTGATGAAAGGCACCTGGTGTTTGAACCCGAAAGAGCAATTGTCGGACGGACAGGCAGAAGAAATCAGCAGGGTTTGTGCTGCTTATCCTAAGCTTACAGATGACGGTTTCGTGAAAAAGTTTCTAGGTAATGATCAATAG